TTTTGTTGTAAATTTCTTAAAGTTTTTATAAGTTTTATCGTATCTCGCTCGTGTAGACCGATACTTGGCTCATCTAGCACATACATTACACCACTTAAGCCACTACCTATCTGAGAAGCGATACGTATGCGTTGTGCCTCACCACCGCTTATCGTCCTAGCATCACGCCCCAAAGAGAGATAGCCAAGCCCCACATCATAAAGAAAATATAATCGCTCATTTATCTCCTTTAATATAGGTGCAGCAATAATGCTCTCTTGTTTGCTTAAATAGCTAAATTTAGAAACATCAGAGAAAAATGCCGTACAGTTTTCAATACTCATATCTAAAATATCCCCTAGTCCAAGTCCAGCCACTTTAACTGCTAAAGACTGCGGTTTTAGCCTATGTCCGTTGCAATCTGAACAGATCTTCTCACTCATATACTCATCAAAATCCTTATAATCTTTAAGCAAATCATAAGTTATCTTTATCGCACCATCAAATTTACGCATTAGCTTATGTCGCTTCCAGAAAAACTCTACTTCCTTCACATTACCATAAAGCACAAGTCGCTTCTCATCTTCACTTAGTTCGTAGTATGGACGCTTTACATCCACGCCATTTTGCTCACAAAATGCAAGTAAAAATTTATAATAATAGCTCATATTGTAGCCATAAAGTAGCTTTATAGCACCACCTTCTATGCTCTTTTCTTCATCAATCACTTTACTCATATCAAGGCTGTAGCGAAGACCTAAACCATCACAATGCTCACAAGCTCCCTTTGGGCTGTTGAAGCTAAAACTAAGTGGCTCAAGTGGCGTAAATGAAATTTTACAATCAAAACACGCCAGATGCTCGCTATAATGTATGAAACTCTGTGTAAGCCCTAGCTCATCGGCATTTGTGATCTCTACTTCTATCTCTCCATAGCTCTCACTAAGTGCTTTCTCCACATCCTGTGCCAAGCGTGCCGAGTTATCTTTACTCACTACAAGGCGGTCTATGACGACTTTTATCGTGTGTTTTTTTGTTTTTGCCAACTCTATCTCTTCATCAAGTCTAACCATCACGCCGTCTATCAAGGCCCTAACAAAGCCCTTTGAACGTAGATTTTCTATTAAGTCCGCCCAAGTCCCCTTTTTTTCACGCACAAGAGGTGCGTAAAGGACAATTTTCGCTCCGGTTGGTAGCTTTGAAATTTCATTTATGATATCACTTGCACTCATTTTTGATATAGGTTTGCCACACTTATGGCAGTGTTGAACGCCCACGCGTGCGTATAAAAGACGCAGATAGTCATAAATCTCAGTTATCGTGCCAACCGTTGAGCGTGGGTTTTTAGATGTTGTTTTTTGATCTATTGCGATAGCCGGAGTAAGTCCTTCTATCTTATCCACATCAGGTTTGCCAACGCGGTCTAAAAACTGCCGTGCATAGCTACTAAGACTCTCTATATATCTGCGTTGTCCCTCTGCATAAAGTGTGTCAAATGCTAAAGTACTTTTACCACTACCGCTAAGCCCTGTAAAAACTACAAGTCTATTTTTAGGGATTTCTAAATTTATATTCTTTAAGTTATGTTCTCTTGCACCAGTTATTTTTATCGTATCGTTCATTTTTATCCATTTTTTAACTAAAT
This window of the Campylobacter anatolicus genome carries:
- the uvrA gene encoding excinuclease ABC subunit UvrA, whose translation is MNDTIKITGAREHNLKNINLEIPKNRLVVFTGLSGSGKSTLAFDTLYAEGQRRYIESLSSYARQFLDRVGKPDVDKIEGLTPAIAIDQKTTSKNPRSTVGTITEIYDYLRLLYARVGVQHCHKCGKPISKMSASDIINEISKLPTGAKIVLYAPLVREKKGTWADLIENLRSKGFVRALIDGVMVRLDEEIELAKTKKHTIKVVIDRLVVSKDNSARLAQDVEKALSESYGEIEVEITNADELGLTQSFIHYSEHLACFDCKISFTPLEPLSFSFNSPKGACEHCDGLGLRYSLDMSKVIDEEKSIEGGAIKLLYGYNMSYYYKFLLAFCEQNGVDVKRPYYELSEDEKRLVLYGNVKEVEFFWKRHKLMRKFDGAIKITYDLLKDYKDFDEYMSEKICSDCNGHRLKPQSLAVKVAGLGLGDILDMSIENCTAFFSDVSKFSYLSKQESIIAAPILKEINERLYFLYDVGLGYLSLGRDARTISGGEAQRIRIASQIGSGLSGVMYVLDEPSIGLHERDTIKLIKTLRNLQQKGNSVIVVEHDKKTIKEADFVVDIGVGAGKFGGSVIFAGGVDELLKSGTTTAQYLNGEKSINYQKNRPQEKWLEISNININNIKNLSAKFPLRNLVGITGVSGSGKSSLVLQTLLPEAQEQLNRAKKVKKVAGVNLNGLENLDKVIYLDQSPIGRTSRSNPATYTGVMDEIRNLFAQTKEAKLRGYKIGRFSFNVKGGRCEKCQGEGEITIEMHFLPDVNVICDVCKGARYNTQTLEILYKGKNIADVLNMSIDEAIEFFKAVPKITNKLKTLSDVGLGYITLGQNAVTLSGGEAQRVKLAKELSRSDTGNTLYILDEPTTGLHFADVDKLVKVLHHLVDLGNSVFVIEHNMDIIKNCDYIIDMGPEGGAKGGKIIAVGRVKDVAKNHKKTGSYTGMFLAEEIEDMKKINKKAK